The stretch of DNA GTGATCTGGATGAACCGAATAACCTGGATAAAAAGTGATAATTAAGGATGGATTCAGTTCGTCTATTAAAGCTGACATCGTGTTAGTCAGCTTCTCATCATCTTCAAATTCAATCGTTTTATCACGGAAACCTAGCATACGAAGGTCTTGAATACCCAATACGCGGGCAGCCTCCTTCAATTCCTGTTTTCGTATTTTAGGCAGATTTTCCCGATTGGTAAAAGGAGGATTGCCCATATTTCTTCCCATTTCCCCTAATGTTAAACAAGCATAGGTAACAGGAGTCCCACTCTGAACATGAGTCGCAATCGTACCTGATACACCAAAAGCCTCATCATCAGGGTGAGGAAAAACAACCAAGACATGGCGCTCTTTTTTCATAGTTCATTCTCCTTTCCAAGGTAACTGCTCAGCACTCCTTACTCAAATGGAGTATGGCTGATTTCAAGGGCAACGGCCAACTTTCCTTCATGGTCATGGCCGGCTAATAATAGATGGTTCTCTTCGTCGATTTCATAGTGGGTAATACCCTCTGCGTAAATCCAACCGAGGTTGATCTTTAGACCGACGCGATACGGCCCATTTCCTGTAATCTTCCCCAATTCATAACGGACAAGGGCGTTACGAATATAGGCTCCAGCGGAAAAGAAAGATTGATCTTTATGTGATGCATAAGCACCATTGGTTGTTTCAAGGTGAATATAAACATCTTTGTTTGCAAAGCCATTAATGGCCTCTTGGACACGGCTTAACTCTACTAACTCCATGCCTAATGACCTCCTTCCCTTTGATCCACAAGCAGAATCTATAAACTATTCTTATTTAATAATGTAACTATCATACTAAAATCATTTAAAAAATGCGAAATGAATGCTTGAAAAAAGAGGTTGCATGTACGCCAACCTCTTTCAATAATATTATTCGCAATCCTCACAATACTCAGTAACAGACTCCGTACCGCGGTACGCACCGTGCCAAGTCGGACCAACAAATTGGTTTAAGCGGAAGCCTTGCTGAATCGCAGCCGTAATAAATTCCTTCGCTACATCTACAGCATCATAGACAGATTTCCCTTTTGCCAGCTCAGCAGTAATAGCTGACGAATACGTACAGCCTGCTCCGTGCGTATATGTCGTTTCAAATTTTTCAGACTCGTAAAGCTTAAATTCCTTCCCATCATACAGCAGGTCAACCGCTTTTTCTTCAGAGTGAAGCTTGCTGCCGCCCTTAATTAACACAAATTTAGCACCTTGCTCATGGATTTTCACAGCCGCTTCTTTCATTTCCTCGACGGTACGCGGTGTCTTCATTCCAGCAAGCTGTCCTGCTTCAAAAAGGTTAGGAGTAACGACTAAGGCACGTGGTAAAAGAAACTCACGCATCGCATCTGTTGTTTCCGGATTCAATACCTCATCTTCGCCTTTACAAACCATTACTGGATCAATGACTACTTTTTCCAACTTGTTTTCATCGATCTTTCTGGCAGTTAATTCAATAATTTCAACGGTTCCAAGCATTCCAGTTTTCATCGCGTCAATTCCAACGGATAGAACGGTTTCCAATTGAGTCTCTAATGTATCTACTGCAAGGGGAAACACACTATGGTGCCAGTCCTTTGGATCCATCGTTACAATCGTTGTCAGTGCCGTCATTCCGTAAACACCAAGCTCCTGGAAGGTCTTCAAATCTGCTTGAATGCCTGCACCACCGCTCGTATCCGAACCGGCAATCGTCATTACTTTTTTAATCGTCATTATGTACTCTCCTCCTTCTAAAATCCTCTTCGACTTTCTTATTATAAATCATTTCCAAAAATATAACATAAATGATGTTCTGGCTTTTGTTGGGATGCTTTAAAAGACCAATCCTTGACAGAAAAATGACAATTAGACCATTTGTACTTTATGCATGCATTTAGCGTGATAAATATTACTT from Bacillus sp. SLBN-46 encodes:
- the bshB2 gene encoding bacillithiol biosynthesis deacetylase BshB2; protein product: MKKERHVLVVFPHPDDEAFGVSGTIATHVQSGTPVTYACLTLGEMGRNMGNPPFTNRENLPKIRKQELKEAARVLGIQDLRMLGFRDKTIEFEDDEKLTNTMSALIDELNPSLIITFYPGYSVHPDHDATGAAVVRAVEKMPAAARPTLHCVAFSNNCVEELGEADIINNISPVGQTKLAAIQAHRSQTEQMFIGMEEKLKNQDPQVMVWINNERFWTYKFAN
- a CDS encoding YojF family protein — translated: MELVELSRVQEAINGFANKDVYIHLETTNGAYASHKDQSFFSAGAYIRNALVRYELGKITGNGPYRVGLKINLGWIYAEGITHYEIDEENHLLLAGHDHEGKLAVALEISHTPFE
- the pdxK gene encoding pyridoxine/pyridoxal/pyridoxamine kinase — translated: MTIKKVMTIAGSDTSGGAGIQADLKTFQELGVYGMTALTTIVTMDPKDWHHSVFPLAVDTLETQLETVLSVGIDAMKTGMLGTVEIIELTARKIDENKLEKVVIDPVMVCKGEDEVLNPETTDAMREFLLPRALVVTPNLFEAGQLAGMKTPRTVEEMKEAAVKIHEQGAKFVLIKGGSKLHSEEKAVDLLYDGKEFKLYESEKFETTYTHGAGCTYSSAITAELAKGKSVYDAVDVAKEFITAAIQQGFRLNQFVGPTWHGAYRGTESVTEYCEDCE